One Malania oleifera isolate guangnan ecotype guangnan chromosome 10, ASM2987363v1, whole genome shotgun sequence genomic region harbors:
- the LOC131166032 gene encoding very-long-chain aldehyde decarbonylase CER1-like isoform X1, which yields MASKPGILTDWPWKSLGSFKYMTLVPWVVHSIYSYFTLKDERKRDFTNLAIFPLLLWRMLHNQIWISLSRYRTTKGNNRIVDKSIEFDQVDRERNWDDQILFNGIILYLVNLTMPQASQLPMWRTNGIILIILLHMGPVEFLYYWFHRALHHHYLYSRYHSHHHSSIVTEPITSVIHPFAEHIVYFLLFAIPLLTSVFTDTGSIMAIAGYITYIDFMNNMGHCNFELIPKTLFSIFPPLKYLVYTPSFHSLHHTQFRTNYSLFMPIYDYIYGTMDKTSEKLYERSLQRQEDSPNVVHLTHLTTPDSIYHLRLGFASVASHPHTPNKWYMWAMWPLTCWSTVVTWIYGRTFVIERNHFKKLNLQTWAIPKYTTQYYFSWQRESINKLIEEAILDAEERGIRVLSLGLLNQAKALNKWGGLYVQRNPKLKTKVVDGSSLAVAIVVNSIPKGTTQVLLTGRLSKVASSIAFALCHQGIKVAVLREAEYAKLYTRVNQSKNNLELSKSYAYKTWIVGEGMRDKEQMRAPKGTVFIPFSEFPPKKVRKDCTYHTTPAMMAPVSLENIDSCENWLPRRAMSAGRVAGIVHALEEWKVDECGHTVFDIEKVWQASLRHGFHPLPIPTTTTT from the exons TACATGACATTGGTGCCATGGGTGGTCCATAGCATATACTCATATTTCACACTGAAAGATGAAAGGAAGAGGGACTTCACAAACTTGGCCATTTTCCCACTTCTCTTGTGGAGGATGCTCCACAATCAAATATGGATTTCCCTTTCTCGCTATCGAACTACCAAAGGCAACAATAGGATTGTCGACAAGAGTATTGAATTCGACCAAGTTGATAGAGAAAGAaactg GGATGACCAAATTTTGTTTAATGGAATTATACTCTACCTAGTTAACTTGACAATGCCTCAGGCATCTCAACTGCCCATGTGGAGAACAAATGGTATTATTCTTATAATTTTGCTTCATATGGGGCCTGTGGAGTTTCTCTACTACTGGTTCCATAGAGCACTCCACCACCATTATCTTTACTCACGCTACCATTCTCACCATCATTCTTCTATTGTCACCGAGCCCATTACTT CTGTGATCCACCCATTTGCAGAACACATAGTATACTTCCTTTTGTTTGCAATTCCATTATTAACATCGGTGTTTACCGATACTGGGTCTATAATGGCCATTGCTGGTTACATCACTTATATTGATTTTATGAACAATATGGGCCATTGCAACTTCGAGCTTATTCCTAAGACCCTCTTCTCCATCTTCCCCCCTCTCAAGTATTTGGTGTACACCCCCTC GTTTCACTCTTTGCATCATACCCAGTTTCGAACTAATTACTCACTATTCATGCCAATCTATGACTACATCTATGGAACCATGGACAAGACATCAGAGAAATTGTATGAAAGATCACTACAAAGACAAGAAGATTCGCCCAATGTGGTGCACTTGACACATCTAACAACCCCTGATTCCATATATCATCTCAGACTAGGATTTGCATCTGTGGCATCCCATCCCCACACACCTAACAAGTGGTACATGTGGGCAATGTGGCCTCTAACTTGTTGGTCTACCGTGGTAACTTGGATCTATGGTCGCACTTTTGTCATTGAGAGGAACCACTTCAAAAAACTCAACTTACAAACATGGGCAATCCCAAAATACACTACTCAA taTTACTTCAGCTGGCAAAGGGAATCAATTAATAAGTTGATTGAAGAAGCCATATTGGATGCAGAAGAAAGGGGAATTAGGGTATTGAGTTTGGGTCTTTTAAACCAGGCAA AGGCACTCAACAAATGGGGTGGGCTTTATGTGCAAAGGAACCCAAAGTTGAAGACAAAGGTGGTGGATGGAAGCAGCTTAGCAGTGGCTATTGTGGTCAACAGCATCCCCAAGGGGACAACCCAAGTCCTCCTCACAGGACGCCTTTCTAAGGTTGCTTCTTCCATTGCCTTCGCCTTGTGCCACCAGGGCATCAAG GTGGCTGTTTTACGTGAGGCTGAATATGCAAAGCTTTATACAAGGGTCAACCAGTCCAAAAATAACTTGGAACTCTCAAAAAGTTATGCTTAtaag ACATGGATAGTTGGAGAGGGAATGAGAGACAAAGAGCAAATGAGGGCACCAAAGGGAACAGTATTCATACCCTTCTCAGAGTTCCCACCAAAGAAAGTTAGGAAAGATTGCACTTACCACACCACACCCGCGATGATGGCTCCTGTGTCTCTCGAGAACATCGACTCCTGTGAG AACTGGCTGCCGAGAAGAGCGATGAGTGCAGGGAGGGTGGCCGGCATAGTGCACGCACTGGAAGAATGGAAGGTGGATGAGTGCGGCCACACTGTGTTTGACATCGAGAAAGTTTGGCAAGCCAGCCTTCGCCATGGCTTCCACCCTCTCCCCATCCCCACTACTACTACTACTTGA
- the LOC131166032 gene encoding very-long-chain aldehyde decarbonylase CER1-like isoform X2 encodes MASKPGILTDWPWKSLGSFKYMTLVPWVVHSIYSYFTLKDERKRDFTNLAIFPLLLWRMLHNQIWISLSRYRTTKGNNRIVDKSIEFDQVDRERNWDDQILFNGIILYLVNLTMPQASQLPMWRTNGIILIILLHMGPVEFLYYWFHRALHHHYLYSRYHSHHHSSIVTEPITSVIHPFAEHIVYFLLFAIPLLTSVFTDTGSIMAIAGYITYIDFMNNMGHCNFELIPKTLFSIFPPLKYLVYTPSFHSLHHTQFRTNYSLFMPIYDYIYGTMDKTSEKLYERSLQRQEDSPNVVHLTHLTTPDSIYHLRLGFASVASHPHTPNKWYMWAMWPLTCWSTVVTWIYGRTFVIERNHFKKLNLQTWAIPKYTTQYYFSWQRESINKLIEEAILDAEERGIRVLSLGLLNQGEALNKWGGLYVQRNPKLKTKVVDGSSLAVAIVVNSIPKGTTQVLLTGRLSKVASSIAFALCHQGIKVAVLREAEYAKLYTRVNQSKNNLELSKSYAYKTWIVGEGMRDKEQMRAPKGTVFIPFSEFPPKKVRKDCTYHTTPAMMAPVSLENIDSCENWLPRRAMSAGRVAGIVHALEEWKVDECGHTVFDIEKVWQASLRHGFHPLPIPTTTTT; translated from the exons TACATGACATTGGTGCCATGGGTGGTCCATAGCATATACTCATATTTCACACTGAAAGATGAAAGGAAGAGGGACTTCACAAACTTGGCCATTTTCCCACTTCTCTTGTGGAGGATGCTCCACAATCAAATATGGATTTCCCTTTCTCGCTATCGAACTACCAAAGGCAACAATAGGATTGTCGACAAGAGTATTGAATTCGACCAAGTTGATAGAGAAAGAaactg GGATGACCAAATTTTGTTTAATGGAATTATACTCTACCTAGTTAACTTGACAATGCCTCAGGCATCTCAACTGCCCATGTGGAGAACAAATGGTATTATTCTTATAATTTTGCTTCATATGGGGCCTGTGGAGTTTCTCTACTACTGGTTCCATAGAGCACTCCACCACCATTATCTTTACTCACGCTACCATTCTCACCATCATTCTTCTATTGTCACCGAGCCCATTACTT CTGTGATCCACCCATTTGCAGAACACATAGTATACTTCCTTTTGTTTGCAATTCCATTATTAACATCGGTGTTTACCGATACTGGGTCTATAATGGCCATTGCTGGTTACATCACTTATATTGATTTTATGAACAATATGGGCCATTGCAACTTCGAGCTTATTCCTAAGACCCTCTTCTCCATCTTCCCCCCTCTCAAGTATTTGGTGTACACCCCCTC GTTTCACTCTTTGCATCATACCCAGTTTCGAACTAATTACTCACTATTCATGCCAATCTATGACTACATCTATGGAACCATGGACAAGACATCAGAGAAATTGTATGAAAGATCACTACAAAGACAAGAAGATTCGCCCAATGTGGTGCACTTGACACATCTAACAACCCCTGATTCCATATATCATCTCAGACTAGGATTTGCATCTGTGGCATCCCATCCCCACACACCTAACAAGTGGTACATGTGGGCAATGTGGCCTCTAACTTGTTGGTCTACCGTGGTAACTTGGATCTATGGTCGCACTTTTGTCATTGAGAGGAACCACTTCAAAAAACTCAACTTACAAACATGGGCAATCCCAAAATACACTACTCAA taTTACTTCAGCTGGCAAAGGGAATCAATTAATAAGTTGATTGAAGAAGCCATATTGGATGCAGAAGAAAGGGGAATTAGGGTATTGAGTTTGGGTCTTTTAAACCAG gGAGAGGCACTCAACAAATGGGGTGGGCTTTATGTGCAAAGGAACCCAAAGTTGAAGACAAAGGTGGTGGATGGAAGCAGCTTAGCAGTGGCTATTGTGGTCAACAGCATCCCCAAGGGGACAACCCAAGTCCTCCTCACAGGACGCCTTTCTAAGGTTGCTTCTTCCATTGCCTTCGCCTTGTGCCACCAGGGCATCAAG GTGGCTGTTTTACGTGAGGCTGAATATGCAAAGCTTTATACAAGGGTCAACCAGTCCAAAAATAACTTGGAACTCTCAAAAAGTTATGCTTAtaag ACATGGATAGTTGGAGAGGGAATGAGAGACAAAGAGCAAATGAGGGCACCAAAGGGAACAGTATTCATACCCTTCTCAGAGTTCCCACCAAAGAAAGTTAGGAAAGATTGCACTTACCACACCACACCCGCGATGATGGCTCCTGTGTCTCTCGAGAACATCGACTCCTGTGAG AACTGGCTGCCGAGAAGAGCGATGAGTGCAGGGAGGGTGGCCGGCATAGTGCACGCACTGGAAGAATGGAAGGTGGATGAGTGCGGCCACACTGTGTTTGACATCGAGAAAGTTTGGCAAGCCAGCCTTCGCCATGGCTTCCACCCTCTCCCCATCCCCACTACTACTACTACTTGA